A genome region from Microscilla marina ATCC 23134 includes the following:
- a CDS encoding tyrosine-type recombinase/integrase, producing MKTFETYLQGLGLAASSIAQVQRSLVLCEQKTGVLESLTYQDLLVFVRYLQQSGSKPYTINRHLSSLKHYFSYLILQGFRSDNPAQNLRVKGGVVGLSFQGLDFAALEHLYGAYQGAAELKALLSLYIYQGVKTLEVRHIKVGDVDLTKGELSLRASGVGANQTGARCLALAPGQILLLHQLIGGRSANAGLFVVGDRYDALTQALFEEVRRLNPLIVNAHTIRRVVISHWLKSEDIRLVQHKAGHLRVKSTERYRVAHLEELQQEIARLHPLSD from the coding sequence TGAGCAAAAAACCGGGGTGCTGGAGTCGTTGACTTATCAGGATTTGTTGGTGTTTGTGCGCTATCTGCAGCAATCGGGTAGCAAGCCTTATACGATTAATCGGCACCTGAGCTCTTTAAAACACTATTTTTCCTATTTGATTTTACAGGGTTTTCGTTCCGACAATCCGGCGCAAAACCTACGGGTCAAAGGCGGCGTGGTGGGGCTCTCTTTTCAGGGTTTGGACTTTGCCGCCCTGGAACATTTGTACGGGGCTTACCAGGGCGCTGCGGAGTTGAAAGCTTTGTTGTCGCTGTACATTTATCAAGGAGTTAAAACTCTGGAAGTGAGGCATATCAAGGTGGGCGATGTGGATCTGACCAAAGGTGAGTTGTCGTTGAGGGCGAGCGGTGTGGGTGCCAACCAAACCGGGGCTCGTTGCCTGGCTTTGGCGCCTGGTCAAATCTTGCTTTTGCACCAGTTGATTGGGGGGCGTTCAGCCAATGCGGGTTTGTTTGTGGTGGGCGATCGTTATGATGCTTTGACCCAGGCTTTGTTTGAGGAGGTGCGCCGTTTGAATCCTTTGATTGTCAATGCTCATACTATCCGCCGGGTGGTGATCAGTCATTGGCTCAAGAGTGAAGACATTCGCCTGGTGCAGCACAAAGCGGGTCATTTGCGGGTAAAAAGTACCGAGCGCTACCGGGTGGCTCACCTGGAGGAGTTGCAGCAGGAAATAGCCAGGTTGCATCCGCTTAGTGATTAG